In Haloplanus rubicundus, one DNA window encodes the following:
- a CDS encoding transcription elongation factor Spt5 — MGIFAVKTTASQERTVADMIASREEDEVHAVLAPDSLTSYVMVEADNSAVLERVMDEIPHARSIVPGTSSLTEVEHFLSPTPDVEGIAESDIVELIAGPFKGEKARVQRIDEGKDQVTVELYEATVPIPVTVRGDQIRVLDSDER, encoded by the coding sequence ATGGGCATCTTCGCCGTCAAGACCACGGCCAGTCAGGAGCGCACCGTCGCGGACATGATCGCCAGCCGTGAGGAAGACGAGGTACACGCCGTCCTCGCGCCCGACTCGCTCACGAGCTACGTGATGGTCGAGGCGGACAACAGCGCCGTCCTCGAACGCGTGATGGACGAGATCCCTCACGCCCGCTCCATCGTCCCCGGCACCTCCTCGCTGACCGAGGTGGAACACTTCCTGTCGCCGACGCCGGACGTGGAGGGCATCGCGGAGAGCGACATCGTCGAACTCATCGCCGGCCCGTTCAAAGGCGAGAAGGCCCGCGTCCAGCGTATCGACGAGGGCAAGGATCAGGTGACCGTCGAACTGTACGAGGCGACCGTTCCGATTCCGGTGACGGTTCGTGGCGACCAGATCCGCGTGCTCGACAGCGACGAGCGATAG
- a CDS encoding PHP-associated domain-containing protein, producing the protein MHVKTLDERVVSRAKARGLDALVYAPHFTRLPDIRTRAERFSDDDLLVVPAREVFTGPWYDRRHLLAVGLSDPVPDFISFRGALDEFIRQDAAVLVPHPEMLNVSCSRDDVAANRDALDAVETYNAKCLPHQNRAARAVARETGHPAFGSSYAHFRRTVGEAWTAFEDAIDDESDLVSALRTGAPRRVVHRGGVGHRLRSLAEFTHLGYENSWGKLDRLFLSGTEPTHPSNVAYGGRFDDVFAYAQG; encoded by the coding sequence ATGCACGTGAAGACCCTCGACGAGCGCGTCGTCTCGCGGGCGAAGGCCCGCGGCCTCGACGCGCTGGTGTACGCCCCGCATTTCACCCGACTGCCCGACATCCGCACCCGAGCAGAACGCTTCTCCGACGACGACCTGCTCGTCGTTCCCGCGCGCGAGGTGTTCACCGGACCGTGGTACGACCGCCGCCACCTCCTCGCCGTCGGGCTCTCGGACCCCGTTCCGGACTTCATCAGCTTTCGTGGCGCGCTCGACGAGTTCATCCGCCAGGACGCCGCGGTACTCGTCCCCCATCCCGAGATGCTGAACGTCAGTTGCTCGCGCGACGACGTGGCTGCCAACCGAGACGCCCTCGACGCCGTCGAGACGTACAACGCGAAGTGTCTCCCCCACCAGAACCGCGCGGCACGAGCCGTCGCCCGCGAGACGGGGCACCCTGCCTTCGGCTCGTCGTACGCCCACTTCCGGCGGACCGTCGGCGAGGCGTGGACGGCCTTCGAGGACGCCATCGACGACGAATCCGACCTCGTTTCCGCGCTGCGTACCGGCGCCCCACGGCGGGTCGTCCACCGGGGCGGCGTCGGCCACCGCCTCCGGAGCCTCGCCGAGTTCACTCACCTCGGCTACGAGAACTCGTGGGGCAAACTCGACCGGCTCTTCCTCTCGGGAACCGAGCCGACGCACCCGAGCAACGTCGCCTACGGTGGCCGGTTCGACGACGTCTTCGCGTACGCGCAGGGGTGA
- a CDS encoding metal-dependent hydrolase: protein MNKEGHVLNAALLSVGLGVVLVLPTMPSASTALETVEMIVRLSVPIVLGALFPDVDTAFGKHRKTLHNVFVLGVIAAYPVFFDNLQFVWIGVATHFLLDVVGSRRGIAFFYPLTSQEWGLPSGVTTSSKYANPVTVVVTLLELGVLGAFHVYVMPLGSVAGAMNALIL from the coding sequence ATGAACAAAGAAGGACACGTCCTCAACGCGGCGCTGTTGAGCGTGGGTCTCGGCGTCGTGCTCGTGTTGCCGACGATGCCGTCCGCGTCGACGGCGCTCGAAACCGTCGAGATGATCGTCAGGCTCTCGGTCCCCATCGTCCTCGGGGCGCTCTTCCCCGACGTCGACACCGCCTTCGGCAAACACCGCAAGACGCTGCACAACGTCTTCGTCCTCGGCGTCATCGCCGCCTACCCCGTCTTCTTCGACAACCTCCAGTTCGTCTGGATCGGCGTCGCGACCCACTTCCTCCTCGACGTGGTCGGTAGTCGCCGCGGTATCGCCTTCTTCTACCCCCTCACGAGCCAGGAGTGGGGCCTCCCCTCCGGCGTCACGACCAGCAGCAAGTACGCCAACCCCGTGACCGTGGTCGTCACGCTGCTGGAACTCGGCGTCCTCGGCGCGTTCCACGTCTACGTGATGCCTCTCGGGAGCGTCGCCGGCGCGATGAACGCGCTGATCCTCTGA